TTGGTTTGATTGAtttattatgctgagtaaatGTGTATGGCTTAATTCTTGTTCTATCCTTCCTGTCCACTCCAATGAAATCCAACTTTTTGAGTTCCTTGGAGATGTTGGTTGTTTGTAATGTTTTTCAGGCTTGCAGATGGTATTCCATATTCTACTGTTTCTTGCAGTTTGAGCAGGGCTAGACTGATCTGGAGGCCTGGAATATGGAAGTAGAATATCTCTCGCTTGAGATTGAAATCTACAACACAAGGATGGGtatcaggaaacaaaacaaacaaacaaacccaacaaCAACCAACAACTTTGTAAGTATATTCCATGGCAGAAGAAGCAGTTTGGAATTAGATCCCAAATCTGAATGTTGTTATAGAAGTGAAGACCTGAAGTGTAAAGttaaataagaaaggaagtaAGTGGAGTGGAAAAGTGAAGGTGTGCAAAGCAGTGAAAGGCAGATGCACTTGAAGATTTCTGATATGAAGCCCAGAGTAGTACAggaattctttcctttgttctaaaGACTATGGGCACAGGCATGTTGAGTTTAATTCAAAGCAATGTTTGTGAACCTCAGCACTATGGTCATTTTGAaccaggtaattctttgttgtgtgaGCTGTCCTGTGAGCTGTttgatgtttagcagcatctctggcctctagcCACTAGAGCAGCatcctcctccccgccctccaGTGTGGGTTCCTGTGGACAAAAAATTTCACCAGGCATTGCCACGTGTCTTTCTGAGGAGTGGGGGTGAAATCACCTAGTTGAGAACCAATGATTGaaggtttaaaagaaagaaaacagtcaagAGGGTTATAATATGTACTATAGTCTATATTTCCCAGATGTAGCTAAACTCCTAAGTGtctatttgtcttcctctgtacCTGATATTTCCAGAATTGTATCTCTTATAAAGATTAAAACTACTGATTATATTTTTACTGTTATCATAGTAGTTCAGGTGATAAAAGTTATGATAAATTTCATGTGCTGCTTATGTCAGGATGTGTATATTCGGCATCTGCCTTCAAATGAAGAATGGTATCATCAGGCAAAGAAATCCTTGGAGGAATTTCTGACTTTTAGGCATTCTCAAACGTGTGTAGCAAAAGTTCTAGATATATAGGAAATaagtattcaaatatattttttgatgggttttctgtttgtttggtgCCCCAGCTTAGTTGTCCAATATAAcctttgtgcatgtgtgtgtgtttttgtgcatgtgtgttgattttctgagttttgttagaatttatttctgtttgctcttacagagaataaaaatggaaaatgaaacaaGACAGCTGCCCCAAGTGACACTGCTATCCAGCGTTAGTTTAGTCTTAAAGCTATCCAGTTCTCGaggtttcttttctctaacttttcAGGCGTTTCATACAAGAGAGCtgaaaatattatacaaaatgtTTCCCTTATTTGTTTGTTCGCTGGGTTTTTAGAATTCAAGCAATGATCCCAAACTGTCCTTTTCCATTGATTTCTGCAATTACTCATTTTAATAGCTTCTCTTGGACAGCAAGGGATCATCCCTAGTGTTGTAAAGCAGCATTACCTTTCCTTACTCAAAAACAATTTTAGTGATGAAGATTTATTGGCCTCAACTATTTATAaccttttgttctatttcttctaAACATTAGCTGAGCTACATACTAGCATTCTTATTTCAGAACACGTAAGTGACCATTAGTCCCTTATCCTTTGTTGACAGAACAATTGAAACTCATTTTTAAGTCAATACCATTACTTTTCATAGTCCTTTGTTTCTTACATGCAGGAATTTGAAGAACTTTCATAGAACCGAATTTGTCCTAACTTTAAGTATTTGACTTCTGGATTAATTTGCTGTCTAGAAATAGCTACTAAAACTTCCCacatttgtaattttcttctgttttgttttcttcagaagctctgaacattttattagttctttttgaagttctttttttgaaaataatttttttgaagttcGTTTTGTTCCTGACCATTACAAGTTCAGGACTCggaaaagtttgtttttatttttatttattttttaattttttaaaaattcctttatttaaatttaattattatataattaattcaattataataattcaattattattatacaatataatacccagggctcatctgtgaggtgccctccttagtgcctatcacccagCCACCGTTTCCCCCCAttctcctccccttctgtaaccctttatttcccagagttaggagtctctcatggtttgtctccctctctgatttttccccactcagtttccttcctttccttgatagtccctttcactatttcttatattccttgtatgagtgaaaccatatgattattgtcctctgattgacttacttcacttagcataataccctctagttccatccacgtcgaagcaaatggtggttactatatcacatcttctttatctattcatctgttgaaggacatcgtggcttcttccacagtttggctattgtggacattgctgctatgaacattggggttcAAGTGTCCTGGTGTTTAACTATAttagtatctttggggtaaatccccagtggtgcaattgctgggtcgtagggcagatctatttttaacgctttgaggaacctccacacagttttccagagtggctgcaccagttcacattcctaccaacagtgcaagagggttcccctttctccacatcctctccaacatttgttgttgcACATCTGTAATTTTGAATGGTTGACATGAAATTTGGTAGAAGtgtttaaaatttctctaatATGTGAAAACTATCCCCAAACTACAAAACTACCTTGTGCAGGAAAAGAACCACTATGTGAAAatctaataaatgaaatatactttTACAATCAGGTTAAATCAACTAGATGGCCTTTTGGTCCATTCTTATTTATGTGTTCATTATGAAATATTGttcattataaataattaaatacaaatagGTGTGGCTATGAAGAGTGAAAGGCTCTTATTTTTTGCTTATCTTCTGCCCAATCCCACTCTCCTGAAACCCCTGTTGAGTACAGTTTAGTTTATaacttttagaattttgttttaggTATACAGAAATAATGTATCgtaaactattttcataatatatacacatcTACTCACCTACCTGTGCAAGATACACATAGTTTTTTGAATAACTGCTTGGGTATTTCATTGTATGGGTGAAGCACAATTTTGTAAACTGTTCCTTAAAtgatggaaatttattttaaccattttgtaattttacagatgatatttcaatatatatatctGTTCTCTAAAAAGACTGAGCCAGAGACGAGTAGTGAAAACTAAAGTTCCTAGGATATGCAGACATTGTTCGGGAATTATATTAGACTTAAGTTGCAACTGGAATTTTAAGCCAAGTTTACCTGGACCATAAGTGCGAGGTACTTGTTCTTGACATGTAGATGTTAATGAGAACTAAGTGatatgctttaaaacttgaaagtgatctaagataaatataaaaaggaaccaaagaaCTTAGACTACAGTTTACATGACAAAATGAGTCATATATTGTTCACCAGTAtaacttaaatatattaagtgacatggtaaatgttttcatatggtagaaaagaaaaagtaaagatgaaATCACTGTCTCTGCACTGGTCAAGATCACGGATGCCAACATGGATATCGTCTACAAGGATATGGTCACCAAAATGCAGCAGGAGGTCACTGTTCAACAAATAATGTCTCAGATTGCTAATGTGAAAAAAGATATGATTATTTTGGAGAAGAGCGAATTTTCAGCCCTCAGAGcagaaaatgagaagataaacGTGGAACTACATcgattaaaacaacaaataatggATGAAGCGATCAAAATCCGAACAGATACCAAGTTAGACTTCAATCTAGAAAAGAGCAGAGTGAAGGAATTGTACTCGTTGAATGAAAGGAAGCTGCTGGAAATGAGGACAGAAATGGTGGCATTGCATGCTCAGCAAGATCGGGCTGTCACCCAGACAGACAGGAAGATAGACACTGAGGTTGCTGGCCTCAAAACCATGCTGGAGTCACACAAGCTtgataacattaaatatttagcaGGGTCTGTATTCACGTGCCTAACAGTAGCTCTGGGATTTTACCGCCTGTGGATATAATAAAgtgtctttttaaagagaaaaaaaaaatcacaggaaggagaaggaaaaaaggaaagaaggaaggaaggaaggaaggaagcaaacttctaaaaagggatgcctgggtggctcagtggttgagtgtctgtctttggctcatgtcctcaacccggggtcccgggatcaagtcccgtatcaggctccctgctcagtggggagcctgcttctccctctgcctatgtctctgcctctctctgtgtgtctctcatgaataaataaataaaatcttacaaaaaaaatctttctaataaGTACTTCCatttaacaacagaaaataaaggtCTAAATACAAAGATCTATTTGGATATTTGGGGGAAACTATGAAGTTTTAAGATACATCCCTAATTTAtgaatatatgattttattttttaacatcccTCAGTTGTCCTGTAAAAGGTTAAACATGAAGCTATATccgtttatttttgcatttggtgAATATTTATTCAATGGTCATTGTGTATGTATAGTTCTCTGTTGTGGGATACACATAgtcattgcctttatttttatttttattttttttaaagattttatttatttatttattcatgagaggcagagagagagagaggcagagacacaggctgagggagaagcaggctccatgcagggagcccgatgtgggacttgatcccgggactccaggatcacaccctgggccgaaggcaggcactaaaccactgagccacccagggatcccctagtcatTGCCTTTAAATTGTGTATGATCTAGGCTTATAGGCACATACACATAACGTAATTGACCGAAGAGAACAAAAAGTAGCAGTTggccaaagaagaaaaagcatgagcTTTTGAGTAAGATAGATTTAAGTTCAAATACCGACTAACCATCTGATTTTGGCATGGTACATATTACTATCaatcttagttttctcatctataaaattaggaaattaatatTATCTACCCCATAGGGCTATAATGAAACACAATGTAATGTGGTTAAATACTTAGCATATTGGTTGAAACACTGAAAACATGTAATAATGATGATATAATTATTAGTTTTCAGTAATAGTGAACACAGATTGGTCGACTGTTTGTAGACAGTGTGTGATTAAGTACCAAATTAAGATGATAGATCCATCAGTGGTTAGCAAAGTTTTTTCTATAAAGGaatacatagtaaatattttagatttgtaGACCATGTATGATGTCTTTCacaaattctttattctttttttttttaagattttatttatttatttatttatttatgagagacacagagagagaggcagagacacaggcagagggagaagaatgctcctctcagggagctggacgtgggactcaatccaggaactctggtatcatgccctgagccaagggcagatgctcaactgctgagccattcaggtatcCCAGAAATTCATTATTCTTATTtacagctctttaaaaatataaaaactacttggggcacctgggtgactcaataataaatatataaatatttatttgttatttattattcatgagagacacacagagagaggcagagacacaggcagagggaggagaagcaggctccatgcaagaagcccaatgtgggactcgatctctggagtctaggatcacaccgtgagccaaaggcagttgcccaaccactgagccacccaggcatccctaaaatcctttttaaaaaatataaaaactactcTTAACACATAGTCTGTACAAAAATAGGCCTATAGCTGGATTTAGCTAGAGACTATGGTTTCCTATCTCTGTTATAGGTATTAAAGTTCTCTTTAATCTCTAAAAGGACACTAGCTGGCATATTGAGATTCTTGTAAGTGGTGGTTTTTTATTTGGCTCATAGAGAATGAATGGACCATAAATATAATTTGGTATGATAATTCTCATGTTCGTACAGCAACTGATAAAAATATTGCTTAGTATCACTCTGAAAAATGTATAGAGATTGGAATTAACTGAAAATAGAATTTAGGAATAGACTTTTAAATGTTTGGCCACTCAGTGATTTTCCTGGAGCTACAGATGGGGATGGCATTCCTTGAGTATCACCACTTCTATGAAATTTCCCACAATAATTTTTCTGTATAAactagccttttaaaaaatttcatgatgatgtaaaattaagaattcagtaTATTTGAAAGAGTGCCAAAAATCTAGCAGTAATTGATTTGTGCTAGGTGCTGTTTCAGTGACTCccattcattaactcatttatttcctGCAATAACCCTGTGATGTACATATAATTATTACCATcttcgttttacagatgagaaaaccaaggcagaAAGAATTTAGGCAAATTATTCTGTGTCTCACACATAGTGAACAGCAGAAGTGAGATTTAAACACAGGTAGTCTGGCTCTTGAGACAATACTCTGAGCATGTCTTCTGGGGGGCCTGATTCATTAGTGGTCTTAAGGCCCATGAGATGGAAACTCAATTTtgtatacaatttaaaaataagaattaacttATTTCctagaatataaattttcaaTCAATATATTTTGAAGGATACACTGAAGAGAATTTCTTTTGCCAACCacaaatttctataatttttgaTCTACATGCACAACGGAGTGATAAATACCATGGGTCGGGAGATATCATAGCCTTCATGTATAGGCGCTGATGTCatcctcatttcacaaatgaggacactgagatcTGGAGAGGTAAAGTATCTAGTTCATGGTTACACAACTAATAAATGACAGACCCAGGATTTGACCTCAAGCCTGTGTGATACTAGAGCCCAACcattaaccattttatttactGTCCCCAAATAATTTACCTTCTGGTTGGGATAGTAAGAGATgcatatatgaaattatttcttacaatGCCCAGTGGTATTTATGAAATGAATCAACATTAAGTGTTGCTACAATTTTACAGAAAGGAGAGGGCACTTAGGGCTAGGGTGGACAGAGGGAATGACgatgatgtttatttttacagCAGTCAATCCAGAATTACCAAAACACAAATTGTGACATGGGAGTAGGATGAGATTGGTAAAAATAGTGGAGTCAGGGCAGAGAATTTAAGGCAATGGCAAATTGGAAAATATTACTTCTGCCTTAAGTTGTTGTTATGAAAGAAGTATACACTAACAGTAAATGTTGAAAAAGCAAAGAaccaaaaactaaaggaaagtgGGAAGTGACATCTTaaatttatctctaaaatattaaataatgaatcATATTAAAAACATTGAACAAGGGAGTTAAAGATGATGCAATTTTGCTACAATGCTATCTTTTCATAGCATAGCAAAAGATTAGAATTaagaatgctgtatttttttaagaaacagcaactGCTTTGTGCATACCGTCAATATTTAGTAATATGGAACAGGTTATGATTTTCATATAATAAGTTTTTTTGCATCTTAAAAACACCACTACATTTTAAACATCAATCTTCTTATTATCTATGTCTGTTCCTTATTATAGTTTGATTTTGCAGCCTCATAAGTGGATATAACTTAATAATGTTTCTGAAATAGATCATTATCATCTATCATGAAGTCAGATACATTGTCACATTCATTTCTCTCGTGTTCTATTGGAAAAtatgtttgatttcttttgtaattCCTGATAAGGTGGGTATTTTTCTTTGGATTATAAGGTCATTATGAATCTCTGAGTAGATTGATGAAACTGTTAATTTACCTGTCAAGAGAGGGCCACAGATGTATCTGGAAGAGGTATACTAATGGCATGGCACTAATGCAATTTCACAAACGACTTAATGGAGCACATAAAGCATATTTCCTCTATTAAATACACATAGCATAGAGTCATATCTTGCTTTACGggctgtgaaaaatatttttaatcagctAAAGGATGAAGAGACTCTTCAAGGTTATGCAGAATAAGTTATAAAAAACCCTTAAACACATAATCCTCAATGAGTGTTCAGGAAGGAAAATTTCAATCAGGGATGTTTGTTTAGTTGACATTTGTGAGTTTCTTACATTTCCaagaggatttaaaaaagaaaattggattgtgtcagtttttatttatttttatttttattttttaaagatttatttatttatt
The window above is part of the Vulpes lagopus strain Blue_001 chromosome X, ASM1834538v1, whole genome shotgun sequence genome. Proteins encoded here:
- the LOC121482644 gene encoding mitochondrial calcium uniporter regulator 1-like; translation: MSTAAARPPEERTIPLTSLNELIGATPANSDITYAYKMDSTLEVGVLPSFASESKSCLYSSDYITILSPYGYDSIDFENPLIKAFILSQLLPSYDWTKLCNLCRPQFPHSHKRKSKDEITVSALVKITDANMDIVYKDMVTKMQQEVTVQQIMSQIANVKKDMIILEKSEFSALRAENEKINVELHRLKQQIMDEAIKIRTDTKLDFNLEKSRVKELYSLNERKLLEMRTEMVALHAQQDRAVTQTDRKIDTEVAGLKTMLESHKLDNIKYLAGSVFTCLTVALGFYRLWI